The Danaus plexippus chromosome 12, MEX_DaPlex, whole genome shotgun sequence DNA window GaggactaaatattttttggttattaGGGTTGTAGGTAttctttttaaagattttatagatGTGTGCTACAATTAATTAtcctattattaattaatgaaaaactaaaaaaaattacattgaattatgtttttcattgaattttacattgaattatattattttggcttttacattatatacacaAACAGACGTGATCATAGTACATCATTACTTTGAAAGAATGAACTTccggtaaaatataaaataatacatcatTTCGAAAATCATATTCTCATTCATACTTGTACTCTCGAAAaccttagatatcattaaatagttttaattttgtatgcgAACGAAGTCACGGTTCAtagttagtaataaaaataaaaactatgaaacATTCCACTCTCTTGGATAAAGGTATTAACTATACTACTTGTTGCGGAacagttgaatttaaatatataaattattcagacTTACGTACTACGGTAGTATGTGTCATTTGTTGAAAAAGTAGTTTTAGTAGGAGTTTCTAACGTGATTACATACTGacagttttatagtttttcaattataaatagtttgtatTGAACAAATCTTTAACATCTCTGTGTTGATGACGTGAAAACTGTCGGTTTTTGCGTCGAACATGAAATTCCTATTAGGGTCGAGGAACTTGTGACCTAAATCTCCTAACACGTGTCTTATTCACACTGCAATACTTTAAACACTACTATCactatttttagaaaataatgcaGATGCGGTTTGTGGCTTATGtctcaaatataaacaattccGCCTACACATAGctaaatcatttgtttttattaaaaacaacttgacatacatttttatgttcgGTCACACGCTGCGTAACATGCATTTTGAATATTACACTTATAAGCcctcttaattattaaatctcttttgttcaatgaaacatttttatataaaataattaacgtgCTGTTTATTTGCCACATTCCTATTATAGGATAACTAAATTATTGTGATAGAAATCTTGAATTACCATTTAGCGACTGTgaatcaatttgtttttaataaaaaaaattaatactttaatgatTTGTAATCCATATTTTGTTTATcgaattgtttttcatttttttttattagcttaTGTATTTTgtctaattttataattccatCCTAAAGTAgtgaaatagaatatttatgggttctattacaaatattcagccttaaaaataaacctcTTGTTGTTCTTGTTGTAACTCAAATGTTAGTATTGGTAAAGTATGTGAaatgtaaaagttattgtatatgtaatgtacttaaaaatttattaaaaaggaagCTTGACACTAATggagatataaattatgtctTAACATCAATATGGTCAATAATGATAGGGAAAAATGCACTTGAAGTCGGTAATAATTATCTCTTGCTCTTTAAAGTATGTGGTTTAAGTGCTTATTGTGGAACcgctattgtttattttaagatactgTATGTGTGTGCATTTCttttatcagttttatatCCGTAACAAGCTGTCACAATGATGAACTTACGGAGGAAGTTCTTGATGTCCTTGCTCTCTGCAAATATCAGCATCCTGGACGACCTTCCTGCACCGGTTTACAATACAAGATCGCCCTTAATTTTCAAGATAGCCccatataaatacaatgtttAATATGTAGCGAACATCAGTCGTTGCTTATCCAGACAACACAGACCACAAGATGTTCAGGTTGGTGGTGTTGTTAACTTTTCTCGCTGCTGTAGTGGCGGAACCTGCTGCAGTTTTTGCACCTATTGTCTACAAGACAAGTGTTATCTCACCCGCTACAACAACAGTCAACCACCAGGCCAGCAGTGTCATCCATCCATCTCCAATACACCCTGCACCCATAACTTATGCTGCACCCCTCGCCTACGCCCATCTCATCAAGAAGAGATCTGCTGGATTTGCCTACAGCTCCGTCGTGGCTCCGGCTGCATACGTTGCGAAGCCTTTGAGTTATGTCGCACCATTGGCAACCTACACCAGCTTTGCACCCTTGGCGACTACCTACGCCTCGCCGGTATATGCTACTGCTCATTTCATTAAGAAGAGATCTACTTCATTGCTCTTTCCCACTAACTACTCTTATCTAGCACGTACAATACCTGCTGTTGCACCCTTAGTAACGTCATACCACCAGGCACCCATTTACTCGACTCCCTTTGTGTCCACCACTCCAATTGCCTAttctcatttaattaaaaagcggTCAGCTCCTTTAGCTCTTACTTATGCTGCACCCGGATCATTCTCTCATCAGTCCAGACTAGACATCCGCACGTCTCCCGTTGTAACTTCTCATATTCCTTTTATTCATTCTGCTCCCATAACCGTTGCCTCTTATTTCTAAACGcttcttaaaacattttgacgAAATGAAGGGAAATAAACTCAGATTCAAAATTCTTTCTCATAATTGATGTACAAGTGTATAAAcaacaaatgtaaataaattgaattaataaaatggtaatagaaattattcttgatttttattgaagcttgataaaaaattaagtttagtAAGTGTGATTAAAATTACAGAAAGTTTTACATCATTcacaatatgtatttataatctattaggcaataaaatgtgttaataaatgtttgggaatagatttataaaatacggtaaaaagatatcaaactcaacatttaaaattaatattttgtacaataaataaaaaaaaaacaaatattttttccagtaatttttttaattataaatttcaaccaATATCGTTTTGTTTTCTGATAACAAATTTCGCTACagtaaatagtatttagagtatatacattttatgcaAGAGatatttggttatttttttcaacatctTATCTGGTTCATTATTgcatgattaatttttttttgtatttgttggACTTTTCGAATCATTGTTTTCAGGACGTTTGTCATCAGCATTCAAATCTTCTTCGTGTATAAATACCGGACTTTGTAAGGCTCTCGCCAATGGTAGGTTATGAAAGTAACTTAAAGCAACCGGCGTCAAAACGGTATCACTGATCACCGGACTGTAAACCGTGTTAGAATTTTCGTCCAGCTTTCCAGGGTATGTTGCGTAAACAGTCGAACTATACAGGACAGGTGTTATAAATGCATGTGTATTCTTCACATCAATTCTCGATTGGTGAGACACTGCACTTGGCGCTGAATATACTACAGGCAATAAATGAGAGTCGACATTACAAGAAAAGTACAAAACTAAGAGCAACCTCAACATTTTGATGACGGTGAATCTATTGAGATGCAAACATGTGATTCATCGTTATATAGACAAGTAACGGTAGATGATGCTTGTACGTAACATTCAAGTTCGGGGACGCATCGAACAGGTTGTTGCATCACATGATAGCGGCCAATGGCCGGATTAAAATGCAAAACAGATTCTGTTTTATAGAtcgatgtatatatttatgtacatacaagTGGATCATTAAAAgatttgctttaaaataactattattataatatatacattataaccgatatgaatataaattatgaaaaatttaattgttataatgttatatgtattatatgtttagaatatttttctaccaataaatacatacaagaGCATAGATATGTGTAAAACGTGAAgccttaaaaaaatgtcatatagCCTTTATATGTCGaagaataacataaaaatcatttccCTTTTTCCagtgtatttataatagttagtATCATTTTAAGCTGTATAttattgtagttttttattacgtttttcCATTGTTTGTTGTTTACTTGAATGTTTTCAGTAGTTACGTATTGACATtcctttttattcttattcatttaattgttaacaattttataatattgaaaagccCAACAGACTGGCGGGCAATAATGTGtccttgtatatttttttgcctcGAGAAACGAAACCTTGaagatattaacttttttactCGATTTATTTCTTGATAATGATTTGTATTATCaaccaaattattttaaaagcgaaaaaaatatttcaggcaatttatgttacaaaaaattttatgtttctcACCAACAATTACTTTTTGAATCATAATTAAACTCACAATCTTTATCACTGTGTCTGGAGATAgatgattattataagaacCAGGTATTACTGACTTCGAATATGAGTTCGGACTTATTTTAAGAAGGATGTTCATTAAGTCATCAAGTACCTTAAACTGATCCAGTAACCTTTATGATCCCTGTCGTGCTATTGGAAAAATATGTTGACAACACGAGAGCTTAATTTTCAGAAAAGACTCATTAGCATCTAGGTTTCCTGTTCGCTCAAGTCTCCCGTGTTGGGCTAGTAACTGTTTCTTAATAACTCCGAGTTGATGTTTAATCATCTCCCGTGTTCATATTCCCTTTATGATGGATATTTTGGTTCCGTACAACACATCATAGTCATTTAAGTCGAGGGCTTCCTAAGCAATATATCTTAGGTGAATATAATCTTACATTATGTTaatctttttcatataaaagtattcaaaCTATTCATGAAGGTTATATCAGTTTTATACTAGGTAAGGTGTGTTTTCTTTTACttgatatgttatttttatccttataataaataattatatcgatTTCATTGTACATTGTTCATAAACATGTGTCTGTCGTTCATTTGAAAATTGagaagttatttttaacttttataaatcgaGACATCCAAAAACATATGCCTATATTATTTCTAACGTATTATGCACTGGAGATATAAATGCTCGTGTTTGTATGaggaaacattaaaacaacaatttaaattgcattcaaactatttatttattatggcaGTGTTtacaatcataattttaaggtCATCATCAGACAACGgttgatttgttttatttcatttaccaGGGATGAACGGAGTATGCTTTTGGTAATAAAGAGGAATATCCATAAGACGCTACAGCAGATGGATAGCTGGCTACATAAGGAGCCGGGTAGGAAGACACCAAAGAAGAGTAAGACAGAGGGGAAACTACATTGGGTACTACTGGAGCTACAACTGCACTGTAAGATACAGGGGAAACTGACCGTTTTTTGAGGTGGTGAACATTAAGGGCTTTGGCTTGATAGTGGGCTGCACGAGCGGCGACTACTTCGGGAGTATCTAGAGGTACACCGTTGACTCCATCCAAAACTACAGCTGGAGAGTTGGGAGGTTGGGCCAAGGCAACTCCAGAAACTACAGACTGTGGGTAGAGTGCTGGTACATAACTTCCGTAAACGGCAGGTACTCCTGCAACTAGGGGCGATCCATGAACCACGTCACTACTGTATTGAGATACAGAGCTTACAGATGAAAGAGGATAGCCATAGCTATAAGCTAATGGCACAACCCCAGGTTTGGCAGCAGCCAAGGCAAGAGCGGAGAACAACACCACCAGCTTGAACATTGTGGTCTGTGTTGTATTGATCCAATTAGCAAGATCAACTGATGCTtctcatatatttcaaatgcTTTATATACGAAGCACCTAAATCACTATGCAAAAAAAGTCAACCGAACCACCTTCAAATGatagttgtttaaattatttaggtaGCTGACTTCTTGCTGtcaattaaactattattatatttgtcgaCCATAAATGATACGACAAAACCTTTTATGCGGAAGTCTGAGGTCCTTTAAAGATCAAGGTGATTGGTTAGAGAATTTTGAGACCAccaatttagttttaattaaaatacatttttgttcttATGATGTGTATGAACAAATGAATTTTTTGCCCAAAACTTAatcatttattctatttaagcAAAAGCTCAGAAACTCGTAGCGTGTTAAGAAAAAGATAGTGATAATGTCGTATAATTTCCGtagtaattgtatataaaagtactgaaaaaaaaaacattctctaataatttttctctGTCGCGTAATAAGTTTTTAGGTTATtcgtaaaaatgttatttccataCTTTATACCATTTAACAGATAATTgtagaaatttataatctacAATCAATAACTATTATACAAGGAAACATTGATTACACTTGTGCTCTTTAACACGTACAAGTGATCTTTAgaaccaaataaataaaaataaaatgtatagtaagtagacatattttaaattaaatgctcTTAAGTTAAATATCTCCGAATCTTTCTGctatgtcatttatattttaacttttcaaaaattttattacatattcgTTTCTATGTATAATAAGAGGAAAATTACATTGATGTAATTGTATCATTTACATAGCATCGATcacgaaattataaaataattatttaataatatctgatTAACTAAAACAAGATACTTATTACCTTTagtaattaaatctattttttactttatcgtTTCCTGTTTGAAGTAGGTTATTTtatgtgttaaaaattattagagGTTAAAGCAAGTTAAAACGTAAAacaaatactaatatttcaaTCGATTGGCCGATGTTTTGCCAgtcttaattttgtaatttatttttaaaacgccatattaaacaaattaaatcgtAATCCCGATAACAATCttcaatatttgatttataataataaaaaaaaaacatctgcgatttaatttataacaataagaaaaacaaattggTTCCGTTGGTATTCATTTCACGTTTTTTTTCACGTTTttcatgtttaattaatatgtcgTATGACAGAAGGAATTTTTAACTCAATGTACAGGGGAGtttgttatgattttttttgtctacaaGGCGCGTGTAATtggtttttaattgtttcagGCACTTTGCACGTGTTATAAACGCATTCCCGTTctcaactaaataaatatttatgaagacGCAAACGTGTAACAACTTACCTGAATATATCAAAACTGTCGCAATATTATGgaaatttcattaacatttattcattgtatttcattataattctttGTTGGTAGAGcacataaagaaattttaagtattaaacaAACCAacgttttttatcaaattgtgaaaaataatgtggtaaaaaattatatcgaagtaaatttatataaagtatataattaagaaactcAACAATTTAGTCagcgatttaaaataatttaaaacaattataacaaGATTAGAGGAATTTAGGAGTCAGCAGTCAGATTAGGAAAAACCTTACAATTctgttaaaagtttttgaaagcTTTTTCAGCAGTTGCTGCTGTTTGATTAAAGGCATAGTCATGTTAGATTGaaatctcatatatatatttctttacattaGACACTCATAAGTAATCACTTACtaaaataacagtaaaaaataaatatactataattcataatataaattttcttaaattcgtaataaaatatcttaacttCCCAATCACTTAGCAGGAATTTTCTTCAAAGAAGGATCTTACATATTCACAATAGCCGTTGACGTCACTCGTTGATCTCAACACTTCATACCCTATAGAATCTTAAAAGCAATCTGTAAACATCGAACTTTCAATGTCAATACAGCATGTTCACTCAGTTTTCTACATGTTTATATAAGGTCACACGTGTTGAAAGAACAATACCTCACCTGTGCACTCGTGCAGTGAGAAAAGTGTCAATACTTTCGGATACattgtataacataaaaatacttatttttattaagaatatttgaaataagacACATATATCAGTTTATTCACTTATAAACTGAAAGATTGCAAAGAATATTCAGATTTAAACCGTAAAGATCTTaacgatttaatatttgttaatattaaaacaattatcatagctttaattctttatattaactacAAAATAGatcctttttaatatatataagattttaatcatttataaaaataaaaataagttttttttctattttcaaataatcttatttaattaaattttcatctaaaaaaacctttaattattattattaaaatatttatttacaaaattttttgggtatcagaataaataaaataattgcaatttgatttatattttattgatgacTACAAACATTTTTGCCTGACTGAATTGAGAAGAATATTTCTCGATTTCATATCGGAGTTTAGTAGTGGATTCTGTAAGCGTTGCCGATGACGGGGCTTGATACGGCTATCGGTGCTGAATACAATGGAGAAGAAACAAGGGGCACTGGAAGGGCTGAATAAGTAGATACGATTGGAGGGTTCGCCAAATATCTTAAAGAACGCTTGTTAATCTGGTGAGATTCTTCAAGGGCTTTAGCTTCAAGATGGGCGGCACGGGCAGCAGCAACTTCAGGTGTCTCGGTGGGAGCAACTGGCAGTTCAGGTTTGATTTCTCCAGCGTCTTGGGAACTTGATACGGCAATAGGTTTAATTTCGCTCTTTAACAATGCAGCTGAGGGAACAATGGCTGGTGAAAAGAAACCGGATGGATAAATGGCGGGAACTGATGCACTGTAAGCACTCAATACGGGGGCGGCGGCAACAGTGCTTATTACTGCTGGAGATGACTTAATGTCCAAACGAGATTGAGAAGAAACTGCTGCTGGGGCGACGGCAATTGGAGCCGAGTAGAGTCCAGGAGCAACATAAGCAACGGGTGCAGAATATGACACTGGGGCTGCTAAAGCAGCTGGAGCAGCATAAGCAGCAGGTGCAACATAAGATGCTGGAGCCGCAACGATGGCTGGTTCAGCCACTACAGTGCGAGTGACAGgagcaataattttttcagaAATCACTGCTGGAGATGATTTAATATCTATCCGAGACTGGTGTGATACTGCTGCTGGAGCTAGAGCTACAGCTGGAGCGGCGTAGCTTATGACCTCAGATTGTAT harbors:
- the LOC116772572 gene encoding cuticle protein-like; the protein is MFRLVVLLTFLAAVVAEPAAVFAPIVYKTSVISPATTTVNHQASSVIHPSPIHPAPITYAAPLAYAHLIKKRSAGFAYSSVVAPAAYVAKPLSYVAPLATYTSFAPLATTYASPVYATAHFIKKRSTSLLFPTNYSYLARTIPAVAPLVTSYHQAPIYSTPFVSTTPIAYSHLIKKRSAPLALTYAAPGSFSHQSRLDIRTSPVVTSHIPFIHSAPITVASYF
- the LOC116772681 gene encoding uncharacterized protein LOC116772681; translated protein: MFKLVVLFSALALAAAKPGVVPLAYSYGYPLSSVSSVSQYSSDVVHGSPLVAGVPAVYGSYVPALYPQSVVSGVALAQPPNSPAVVLDGVNGVPLDTPEVVAARAAHYQAKALNVHHLKKRSVSPVSYSAVVAPVVPNVVSPLSYSSLVSSYPAPYVASYPSAVASYGYSSLLPKAYSVHPW
- the LOC116772676 gene encoding cuticle protein 38-like translates to MNSLVVLFSVMALTAAKPSGLIQSEVISYAAPAVALAPAAVSHQSRIDIKSSPAVISEKIIAPVTRTVVAEPAIVAAPASYVAPAAYAAPAALAAPVSYSAPVAYVAPGLYSAPIAVAPAAVSSQSRLDIKSSPAVISTVAAAPVLSAYSASVPAIYPSGFFSPAIVPSAALLKSEIKPIAVSSSQDAGEIKPELPVAPTETPEVAAARAAHLEAKALEESHQINKRSLRYLANPPIVSTYSALPVPLVSSPLYSAPIAVSSPVIGNAYRIHY